Proteins co-encoded in one Euleptes europaea isolate rEulEur1 chromosome 1, rEulEur1.hap1, whole genome shotgun sequence genomic window:
- the LOC130492051 gene encoding 60S ribosomal protein L37a-like, which yields MASYFSSKKVGIVGKYGTKYGASLRKLVKKIEIIQHAKYACSFCGKTKMRKKAVGIWHCGSCMKTVAGGAWTYNTTSAVIVKSAIRRLKEFKDQ from the exons ATGGCTTCTTACTT CAGTAGCAAGAAAGTTGGCATTGTGGGTAAATATGGTACCAAATATGGAGCTTCCCTGAGGAAGTTGGTGAAGAAGATTGAAATTATCCAGCATGCCAAGTATGCCTGCTCCTTCTGTGGCAAGACCAAAATGAGGAAGAAAGCTGTGGGTATCTGGCATTGTGGCTCTTGCATGAAAACAGTGGCTGGTGGTGCTTGGACATACAACACCACTTCAGCAGTGATAGTGAAATCTGCCATCCGAAGGCTGAAGGAGTTTAAAGACCAATAG